In Saccharicrinis fermentans DSM 9555 = JCM 21142, a genomic segment contains:
- the metK gene encoding methionine adenosyltransferase, with the protein MGYLFTSESVSEGHPDKIADQISDALLDEFLRQDPQSKVAAETLVTTGLVVLSGEVKTNGYVPVQNIARKVIERIGYTKSEYMFDSGSCGVISTIHEQSEDINRGVEREEEENQGAGDQGMMFGYACKETEELMPFPLQLSHELLIELSAIRREGKEMTYLRPDSKSQVTMEYDDDNKPVRVHTIVLSTQHDDFDEETAMLAKIKQDVKDILIPRVKEKLSTNEQKFIDDHFILHVNPTGKFVIGGPHGDTGLTGRKIIVDTYGGKGAHGGGAFSGKDSSKVDRSAAYAARHVAKNMVAAGISNEVLVQVAYAIGVAEPVGLFINTYGTSNVDLTDGEIAEKINTIFDMRPAAIVKRFGLKNPIFEPTAAYGHVGRKPYTQTVTIKENGSDVEKEVEFFTWEKLDYLDKIKAAFGI; encoded by the coding sequence ATGGGGTATTTATTTACATCAGAATCCGTTTCAGAAGGGCACCCTGATAAAATAGCGGATCAAATTTCAGACGCTTTACTAGATGAGTTTCTACGTCAAGACCCACAATCAAAGGTTGCTGCAGAAACATTGGTTACAACAGGTTTAGTTGTTTTAAGTGGCGAAGTCAAAACCAATGGTTATGTGCCCGTTCAAAATATAGCACGTAAAGTTATTGAACGCATCGGATACACAAAATCAGAGTATATGTTTGATTCTGGTTCTTGCGGGGTAATATCTACCATCCATGAACAAAGCGAAGATATTAACAGAGGTGTAGAACGAGAAGAAGAAGAAAACCAGGGAGCTGGCGATCAGGGTATGATGTTTGGTTATGCTTGTAAGGAAACCGAAGAATTGATGCCTTTTCCACTACAGCTCTCCCACGAATTGCTCATAGAGTTATCTGCCATTCGAAGAGAAGGAAAAGAAATGACTTACTTACGTCCGGATTCTAAATCGCAAGTAACCATGGAGTATGACGACGACAATAAACCGGTTCGAGTACATACCATCGTTCTATCTACACAACACGACGATTTCGATGAAGAAACAGCGATGCTTGCAAAGATCAAGCAAGATGTAAAAGACATACTTATTCCACGGGTAAAAGAAAAACTAAGTACGAACGAACAGAAGTTCATCGATGACCATTTCATATTACATGTGAACCCGACAGGTAAATTTGTCATTGGAGGGCCACATGGAGATACCGGTTTAACTGGTCGGAAAATCATTGTTGATACATATGGAGGTAAGGGCGCTCATGGTGGAGGAGCTTTTTCCGGTAAAGACAGCTCTAAGGTAGACCGTTCGGCGGCCTATGCTGCACGCCATGTTGCTAAAAACATGGTGGCTGCTGGGATTTCCAACGAGGTATTGGTTCAAGTAGCATATGCCATTGGCGTTGCAGAGCCTGTGGGACTTTTCATTAACACTTATGGAACTTCAAATGTTGATTTAACAGATGGTGAGATTGCAGAAAAAATAAATACAATTTTCGACATGCGCCCTGCAGCCATCGTAAAACGTTTTGGCCTCAAAAATCCTATTTTTGAACCGACAGCTGCCTACGGTCACGTTGGACGGAAGCCATACACCCAAACTGTAACCATAAAAGAAAATGGTTCGGACGTAGAAAAAGAAGTTGAATTCTTCACATGGGAGAAGCTAGATTATTTAGATAAAATTAAAGCAGCCTTTGGCATTTAA